A genomic stretch from Deltaproteobacteria bacterium HGW-Deltaproteobacteria-18 includes:
- a CDS encoding phosphoribosylpyrophosphate synthetase, with protein MPRMGELKIVTGTANPALAARICDHLGCKLTHSLVDKFSDGEIRVEMGENVRGDDVYVVQSTCAPVNHNLMELCLMLDALKRASAGRVTAVVPYFGYARQDRKVVPRAPISAKLVADFITVAGVDRVLTIDLHSGQIQGFFNKPVDNLYAAQVLLEYIRKLGDNLIIVSPDAGGTERARAYAKRLGVGLAIVDKRREGPNKAHAMQLIGDVKGKIAVVLDDMIDTAGTMTEAGNMLAENGAEDVVACASHAVLSGPAVERLNNSAFSQVIVTDTIPLNAQALSSDKFKVISVGSLIAKAIHNIHSESSVSVLFS; from the coding sequence ATGCCACGCATGGGCGAGCTGAAAATCGTCACGGGAACCGCCAATCCGGCTTTGGCTGCCCGCATTTGTGATCATCTGGGCTGCAAGTTGACCCACTCCCTGGTCGATAAGTTCAGCGATGGAGAGATCCGTGTTGAAATGGGCGAGAACGTTCGGGGTGACGATGTGTATGTGGTGCAATCCACCTGCGCTCCGGTCAATCATAACCTGATGGAACTCTGCCTGATGCTCGACGCCCTGAAGCGTGCCAGTGCAGGCCGGGTCACGGCGGTGGTGCCGTATTTCGGTTACGCCCGTCAGGATCGAAAAGTCGTGCCCCGCGCACCGATCAGCGCCAAACTGGTGGCCGACTTCATCACCGTTGCCGGCGTGGACCGCGTTCTGACCATCGACCTGCATTCCGGGCAGATCCAGGGTTTCTTCAACAAGCCCGTGGACAACCTCTATGCGGCCCAGGTACTGCTTGAGTATATCCGCAAGCTGGGTGACAATTTGATCATCGTGTCGCCCGATGCTGGCGGCACTGAGCGGGCGAGAGCTTACGCCAAGCGTCTCGGCGTAGGGCTGGCCATCGTGGACAAGCGCCGCGAAGGTCCGAACAAGGCTCATGCCATGCAGCTCATCGGTGACGTCAAGGGCAAGATCGCCGTTGTGCTCGATGACATGATCGACACGGCCGGCACCATGACCGAGGCCGGGAACATGCTGGCCGAAAACGGCGCCGAGGATGTCGTTGCCTGCGCCTCCCATGCGGTCCTTTCCGGACCTGCAGTGGAGCGTCTCAACAACTCGGCTTTTTCGCAGGTCATCGTGACCGACACCATCCCGCTCAATGCCCAGGCTCTGAGCAGTGACAAGTTCAAGGTAATTTCCGTTGGCAGTCTCATTGCCAAGGCCATACATAATATCCATTCCGAATCTTCCGTCAGTGTTCTGTTCAGCTGA
- a CDS encoding 50S ribosomal protein L25, with the protein MSEVASLQLTPREERGKGPCSRLRSNGLVPGVFYNSKGENISFTVENLALGKAFEKVRYSKMIELQIEVDGQVQKRNALFKKLVKHPVKSRYDHVDFIGIDLDKEVQVTIPVETIGRAKGVVLGGKLEILEERVMVRCLPTAIPDSIVVTVTELEIGGKVFVDQLVLPEGVKAVYDRNFPVVAIQTARGAKTGEEEE; encoded by the coding sequence ATGTCTGAAGTCGCAAGTTTGCAGTTAACGCCTCGTGAAGAAAGGGGAAAAGGCCCTTGCTCCCGTTTGCGTTCCAATGGTTTGGTTCCCGGCGTGTTCTACAACTCTAAGGGTGAAAATATCTCCTTTACCGTAGAAAACCTGGCTTTGGGCAAGGCTTTCGAGAAGGTTCGCTACTCAAAAATGATTGAGCTGCAGATCGAAGTTGACGGCCAGGTGCAGAAGCGCAACGCCCTGTTCAAAAAACTCGTGAAGCATCCGGTCAAAAGCCGTTATGACCACGTGGACTTCATAGGCATCGATCTCGACAAGGAAGTGCAGGTCACCATTCCCGTCGAGACCATCGGTCGCGCCAAGGGCGTCGTGCTGGGCGGCAAGCTTGAGATTCTGGAAGAACGCGTCATGGTGCGCTGTCTGCCGACCGCCATTCCCGATTCCATTGTCGTCACCGTTACCGAGCTTGAAATCGGTGGCAAGGTATTTGTCGATCAGCTCGTTCTCCCCGAAGGGGTCAAGGCCGTTTACGATCGCAATTTCCCTGTCGTCGCGATTCAGACCGCTCGTGGCGCCAAGACCGGCGAAGAAGAAGAATAG
- a CDS encoding aminoacyl-tRNA hydrolase has product MTYDGLIVGLGNPGTKYARTRHNFGFMLADHLLEYWAGQPGAVCTSRSARLNTQLWEVSEDYGARRWIIAKPLTFMNLSGQVVGELSRKNGIPADRVLVAHDELDLSLGTVRLKFSGGLAGHNGLKSVAAHLGTRDFARIRLGIGRPEGSEAMADYVLRSFLPTEWELVAQALDIARDAVVHYCREGLTAATSRLHAR; this is encoded by the coding sequence ATGACATATGACGGCCTGATAGTAGGCTTGGGCAATCCGGGCACGAAGTATGCCCGGACCCGGCACAATTTCGGTTTCATGCTCGCGGATCATCTCCTGGAGTACTGGGCCGGTCAGCCCGGAGCTGTCTGCACCTCCCGCAGCGCGCGTCTCAACACGCAGCTTTGGGAGGTCAGTGAGGATTACGGCGCACGACGCTGGATCATCGCCAAACCGCTGACCTTCATGAACCTGAGCGGTCAGGTGGTGGGAGAACTCAGCAGGAAAAACGGGATTCCGGCGGATCGGGTCCTCGTCGCCCACGACGAACTCGACCTGTCTTTGGGCACGGTTCGTCTCAAGTTTTCCGGCGGATTGGCTGGACACAACGGGCTCAAATCCGTAGCTGCGCATCTGGGCACCCGCGATTTCGCCCGGATTCGTCTGGGCATCGGACGCCCGGAGGGTAGCGAGGCCATGGCCGATTACGTGCTGCGCTCCTTCCTGCCAACTGAATGGGAGCTGGTAGCCCAGGCCCTTGACATCGCTCGCGACGCGGTCGTGCATTATTGCCGCGAAGGTCTGACAGCGGCCACGAGCCGCCTTCACGCCCGCTGA
- a CDS encoding CarD family transcriptional regulator, which produces MFSVDELVVYPAQGVGKVERIETQEIGGVATELIIVRILSNNVTLMVPVKNARNVGLRGVYTPEQADEIRVYLQDRSDFTGYSGQNWNRRYREYSEKLKSSDLRDVAYVLKELILIGKDKELSFGERRLLEQAMGLISLELSFALKQDQAEVKKSIEDLFADILHAKEAENEAEVD; this is translated from the coding sequence GTGTTTTCAGTTGATGAACTTGTCGTCTATCCCGCTCAGGGGGTCGGTAAGGTCGAAAGGATTGAGACCCAGGAGATCGGCGGCGTTGCCACTGAACTGATCATCGTGCGTATATTGAGTAATAACGTCACCTTGATGGTTCCCGTGAAAAACGCCCGCAATGTCGGACTGCGTGGTGTCTACACTCCTGAGCAGGCAGACGAAATTCGCGTCTACCTCCAAGACAGGAGCGACTTTACAGGCTATTCCGGTCAAAACTGGAATCGTCGCTATCGTGAATATTCCGAAAAACTGAAAAGCAGCGACTTGCGTGATGTCGCATACGTGCTCAAGGAGCTCATCCTGATCGGCAAGGACAAGGAGTTGTCCTTTGGCGAGCGGCGTTTGCTGGAACAGGCCATGGGACTCATCTCCCTTGAGCTGTCTTTTGCCCTGAAGCAGGACCAGGCCGAAGTGAAGAAGTCCATTGAAGACTTGTTTGCCGACATTCTGCATGCCAAGGAAGCAGAAAACGAGGCTGAGGTTGATTAG
- a CDS encoding transcription termination factor Rho, whose amino-acid sequence MNLSELKTKSMSELMDIAGEYQIENMSGLRKQELIFALLQACASQNGSIFGEGVLEILPDGFGFLRSPMYSYMPGPDDIYVSPSQIRRFGLRTGDVISGQIRPPKEGERYFALLRVKEICFREPEEAKRIVLFDNLTPIYPDEQFRLENGDKNYSARILDLMTPIGKGQRALIVAPPRTGKTMLMQAIANSISINHPDAYLIVLLIDERPEEVTDMERTVRAEVISSTFDEPPQRHVQVAEMVLEKAKRLVERKVDVVVLLDSITRLGRAYNATTPSSGRVLSGGLDANALQRPKRFFGAARNIEEGGSLTIISTALVDTGSRMDEVIFEEFKGTGNSDIYLDRHLSDKRVFPAIDLNRSGTRKEELLLAPDVLNKVWILRRIMASMNSVDSMDFLLDKMRGTKSNKDFLDMMNS is encoded by the coding sequence ATGAATCTTTCTGAGTTGAAAACCAAGTCCATGTCAGAACTTATGGACATTGCCGGCGAGTATCAGATTGAAAATATGAGCGGTCTGCGTAAGCAGGAGCTTATTTTCGCGCTGCTTCAGGCCTGCGCCTCCCAAAACGGTTCCATTTTCGGCGAGGGAGTGCTTGAAATCCTGCCCGACGGATTTGGTTTTCTGCGTTCACCCATGTACAGCTACATGCCGGGTCCGGACGATATTTATGTATCGCCTTCACAGATCAGGCGCTTTGGACTGAGGACAGGTGACGTCATTTCCGGACAGATTCGCCCCCCCAAGGAAGGGGAGCGCTACTTTGCGCTGCTGCGGGTCAAGGAGATCTGTTTCCGTGAACCGGAGGAAGCCAAACGCATTGTCCTTTTTGACAACCTCACCCCCATTTATCCTGACGAGCAGTTCCGCCTGGAAAACGGCGACAAGAACTACTCCGCCCGCATCCTCGACCTCATGACCCCCATCGGCAAAGGTCAGCGAGCGCTCATCGTTGCGCCGCCGCGCACCGGCAAGACCATGCTCATGCAGGCCATCGCCAACTCCATCAGCATCAACCATCCGGATGCCTATCTCATCGTCCTCTTGATTGACGAACGCCCCGAGGAAGTCACGGACATGGAGCGCACGGTCAGGGCCGAGGTCATAAGTTCCACCTTCGACGAGCCGCCGCAACGGCACGTGCAGGTCGCCGAGATGGTGCTCGAAAAAGCCAAGCGACTGGTCGAGCGCAAGGTCGACGTGGTGGTCCTGCTCGATTCCATCACCCGTCTGGGTCGTGCCTATAACGCGACCACACCGTCCTCCGGCCGCGTTCTGTCCGGTGGTCTCGATGCCAACGCCCTGCAGCGGCCCAAGCGCTTTTTCGGAGCGGCCCGTAACATCGAGGAAGGCGGAAGCCTGACCATCATCTCCACCGCTCTTGTCGATACCGGCTCGCGCATGGATGAAGTCATCTTCGAAGAGTTCAAGGGCACGGGCAACTCGGATATTTATCTCGATCGCCATCTTTCCGACAAGCGCGTCTTCCCGGCCATCGATCTCAATCGCTCCGGCACCCGCAAGGAAGAGCTGCTGCTTGCGCCCGACGTCCTGAACAAGGTTTGGATCCTGCGCCGCATCATGGCTTCCATGAATTCCGTGGACAGCATGGATTTTCTGCTGGACAAGATGCGCGGTACCAAGAGCAACAAGGATTTTCTGGACATGATGAATTCCTGA
- the nadE gene encoding NAD(+) synthase: MVALPRMECPHDDDFELWLELLAIKPSEQLLDALGDFLQEYLRASGLKVYVMGLSGGIDSSFLAALLHHRRIPYLGFCLPIATNTPEETARGLGVANAYGNPPQGASFSHLQDFTPLYQKISSTFAGICPDSTPVAEGNLKARTRMLFLYHMAQIHGGCVLSTDQLDELLTGFWTLHGDVGDVSPIQLVPKSVEYELARMLCTRLADPAPLQAAIEAVPTDGLGISRSDLDQLGADSYAQVEDIFREYFQLRLTALGRGLSAAEALRREELEQTGPVRRFLLSGFKRGGAVLVDPRRASS; encoded by the coding sequence ATGGTTGCCCTGCCCCGCATGGAATGCCCCCATGACGATGATTTTGAACTGTGGCTGGAACTGCTTGCCATAAAGCCTTCCGAGCAACTGCTCGATGCCTTGGGTGATTTTTTGCAGGAATACCTGCGCGCCTCGGGTTTGAAGGTCTATGTCATGGGGCTGTCCGGAGGGATCGATTCTTCCTTCCTTGCCGCATTGCTGCATCATCGTCGTATTCCTTACCTGGGTTTCTGCCTGCCCATCGCGACCAACACTCCCGAGGAGACCGCGCGCGGGTTGGGCGTTGCCAATGCCTACGGCAACCCGCCACAGGGAGCCTCTTTTTCGCATCTTCAGGATTTTACCCCGTTGTACCAAAAGATTTCAAGCACCTTCGCAGGCATCTGCCCAGACTCAACCCCCGTGGCGGAAGGCAACCTGAAAGCCCGCACCCGCATGCTCTTTCTTTACCATATGGCCCAGATTCACGGCGGATGCGTCCTCTCCACGGATCAGCTCGACGAGCTCTTGACCGGTTTCTGGACTCTGCATGGCGACGTCGGTGATGTAAGCCCCATCCAGCTTGTGCCCAAGAGCGTCGAGTACGAACTGGCCCGCATGCTCTGCACGCGTCTGGCCGATCCCGCGCCTCTGCAGGCGGCAATCGAGGCCGTGCCTACGGACGGTCTCGGCATCAGCCGTTCCGATCTGGATCAACTCGGGGCTGATTCCTATGCCCAGGTCGAAGACATCTTCAGGGAGTATTTTCAGCTGCGTCTCACGGCGCTTGGTCGCGGGCTTTCAGCGGCCGAAGCGCTGCGCAGGGAAGAACTCGAACAGACCGGCCCCGTGCGGCGCTTTCTGCTCAGTGGCTTCAAAAGAGGCGGCGCGGTGCTTGTGGATCCGAGGAGGGCGTCGTCGTGA
- a CDS encoding peptidase M48, whose protein sequence is MTFFQGARMRVFAFTCLIALVFPCSTFSSFGEFTIRDELELARKFDLVIETRFPVIHDTRITGYVSSLVDRLIAAMPPQPFPIKTTVVSNQALNAFASAAGHITVFTGLIANLETEDELASVIAHELAHVSERHIANSIEKSKLVGAGSLLGILAGVLVGSQGGGDGAGALVLGSVAGAKAMQLKYTRENEKDADQYGLGYLVDAGFAPAGMTSAFNKIRKLQWLGGGGDVPSYLSTHPGMDDRVVYMQERMARLPANVRNRASDNTDFERVKLLVQAWYTDPNTARAIFTSSEKSTCPAVLGEAITLSRLQQIEAASARFEDAMACNGRDPLWMREYGRFSFEYGDLETAAKYLQEVVLRDPKDLFALFFYARAVAEQGKHAASVSAMERVLKAVPRDAEVLEYLARYQAALGRAFDAHLNYAKSFAYKRKFSKYNFHLQKSEALAQTPPQQEQLRKVREEIAEFREILGI, encoded by the coding sequence GTGACCTTTTTCCAGGGTGCGCGCATGCGGGTCTTTGCATTTACCTGCCTGATCGCCCTGGTTTTCCCTTGCTCGACTTTTTCAAGCTTTGGCGAGTTCACCATTCGCGACGAACTGGAGCTTGCTCGCAAGTTCGATCTGGTCATCGAGACCCGCTTTCCCGTGATCCACGACACGCGGATTACCGGATATGTGAGCTCGCTGGTCGACCGCCTGATCGCCGCCATGCCTCCCCAGCCTTTCCCGATCAAGACGACCGTGGTCAGTAATCAGGCCCTGAACGCCTTTGCTTCGGCAGCAGGCCATATCACGGTCTTCACGGGCCTGATCGCCAACCTTGAGACCGAGGACGAACTTGCCAGCGTCATCGCCCATGAACTGGCCCACGTTTCCGAACGTCACATCGCCAACTCCATTGAAAAGAGCAAACTGGTCGGAGCCGGCTCCCTGCTCGGAATCCTGGCGGGAGTGCTGGTCGGTTCCCAGGGCGGGGGTGATGGTGCCGGAGCCCTGGTGCTCGGTTCCGTAGCGGGCGCCAAGGCCATGCAGCTCAAGTACACCCGTGAAAACGAGAAGGACGCGGACCAGTACGGGCTTGGCTATCTGGTGGATGCCGGTTTCGCACCAGCCGGCATGACCAGCGCTTTCAACAAAATCCGGAAATTGCAGTGGCTTGGCGGCGGCGGGGATGTCCCCTCGTATCTGTCCACGCATCCGGGCATGGATGACCGCGTGGTCTACATGCAGGAGCGCATGGCCCGGCTTCCGGCCAACGTGCGCAACCGCGCGTCGGACAATACCGATTTCGAGCGCGTCAAGCTGCTGGTGCAGGCCTGGTATACGGACCCGAACACCGCCAGGGCCATATTCACTTCCTCTGAAAAATCCACGTGCCCCGCAGTGCTCGGTGAAGCAATCACTTTGAGCAGGCTGCAGCAGATCGAGGCGGCCAGCGCCCGCTTTGAAGATGCCATGGCCTGCAATGGCCGTGACCCTTTGTGGATGCGTGAATACGGGCGTTTTTCCTTCGAGTACGGCGATCTTGAAACTGCAGCGAAATATCTGCAGGAGGTTGTGTTGCGTGACCCGAAAGATCTCTTTGCCCTTTTTTTCTATGCCCGGGCCGTGGCCGAGCAGGGGAAACATGCGGCCAGCGTTTCGGCCATGGAAAGAGTCCTCAAGGCCGTTCCCCGCGATGCCGAGGTTCTGGAATATCTGGCACGTTACCAGGCGGCTCTGGGGCGCGCCTTCGATGCGCATTTGAATTATGCCAAGTCCTTTGCTTACAAGAGAAAATTCAGTAAATACAACTTTCATCTGCAAAAGTCCGAAGCATTGGCCCAGACCCCCCCGCAGCAGGAGCAGCTTCGCAAGGTGCGCGAGGAGATAGCCGAATTTCGGGAGATTCTGGGGATCTAG
- the yajC gene encoding preprotein translocase subunit YajC, with translation MFFENLAHAMGQAPAAGGQPGNPLMTFMPLILMFVIFYFLLIRPQQKKQKEHKQMLENLTRGDRVVTAGGLYGRVVEAKEDVLTLDLGNDMHVQVGRGFISGLVPADGGASKAKDKKK, from the coding sequence ATGTTTTTTGAAAATCTCGCCCATGCCATGGGACAGGCCCCTGCGGCCGGAGGTCAGCCCGGCAATCCGCTGATGACCTTCATGCCCCTTATTTTGATGTTCGTGATCTTTTATTTTCTGCTTATCCGTCCGCAGCAGAAAAAGCAGAAGGAGCACAAGCAGATGCTTGAGAATCTGACCCGGGGCGATCGCGTGGTCACCGCCGGCGGATTGTACGGTCGCGTGGTCGAAGCCAAGGAAGATGTCCTGACGCTTGATCTGGGCAATGACATGCATGTACAGGTCGGACGCGGTTTCATTTCGGGTCTTGTCCCCGCCGACGGCGGCGCCAGCAAGGCCAAGGACAAGAAAAAGTAG
- the secD gene encoding protein translocase subunit SecD → MGSLRWRALLAAFVIFLALIHVLPSIPSVRNSSLGALLPSDEIGLGLDLKGGIHLTLGVDLDAALGNAVTSIGQDLRLEAREKKIPVLRPRLLDSRRIEFTLLKQEQRADLDALLSSRFGSMEIISTEDGGKGQLRYVLGATPDYVKYLQDLTMDQALKTIRNRIDQFGVAEPDIRKQQGNRIIVQLPGLDDPKRAINIIGRTAHLEFKLVDDSADVQAAVAGTVPAESELAYMEDKRGASEVKTPIVLKSEVVLTGEYITDANVQFDSYGQAYVGMNFNARGARTFEDVTGSNIKKRLAIVLDGTVHSAPVIQDRIGGGRASITGQFTTEEAHDLAVVLRAGSLPAPVNILEERSVGPSLGQESIDSGMMAALIGGLLVVVFMSIYYRRAGLIAAFEIVLDIFLILAGLAAFGATLTLPGIAGIILTLGMAVDANVLIYERIREELRHGESVAAAINNGFSRATQTIIDSNLTTIIAAVILYQFGTGPVRGFAVTLTLGILASMFTAIFVSRIFFDSWLARRQPGTQPSI, encoded by the coding sequence ATGGGTAGTTTGCGCTGGAGGGCATTGCTTGCCGCGTTCGTGATTTTTTTGGCCCTGATACATGTTCTGCCCTCAATTCCCTCGGTACGGAATTCATCGCTGGGGGCTCTGCTTCCTTCCGATGAAATCGGCCTTGGACTTGACCTCAAAGGCGGAATTCATCTGACTTTGGGTGTGGATCTTGATGCCGCTCTTGGCAATGCCGTCACCAGCATTGGACAGGATCTGCGCCTTGAAGCCCGGGAAAAGAAAATTCCGGTCCTGCGTCCGCGTCTGCTGGACAGCCGCAGGATCGAATTCACCCTGCTCAAACAGGAACAGCGGGCAGATCTTGATGCGCTGCTGAGCAGTCGCTTCGGCAGCATGGAAATCATTTCCACCGAGGACGGCGGCAAAGGGCAGCTGCGCTATGTGCTGGGTGCCACTCCTGATTATGTGAAGTATCTTCAGGACCTGACCATGGATCAGGCCCTCAAGACCATCCGCAACCGAATCGACCAGTTCGGCGTGGCCGAGCCCGACATTCGCAAGCAGCAGGGCAATCGTATCATCGTCCAGCTGCCGGGTCTTGACGATCCCAAGCGGGCCATCAACATCATCGGTCGCACCGCGCATCTGGAATTCAAGCTGGTCGACGACAGCGCTGACGTCCAGGCCGCCGTGGCCGGTACGGTCCCGGCGGAGAGTGAACTGGCCTACATGGAAGACAAGCGGGGTGCCTCCGAAGTCAAGACGCCCATCGTACTCAAATCCGAGGTCGTGCTGACCGGTGAGTACATCACCGACGCCAATGTACAGTTCGACTCCTACGGACAGGCATATGTAGGCATGAATTTCAATGCGCGCGGAGCCCGCACCTTCGAAGATGTCACCGGCTCGAACATCAAGAAGCGTCTGGCCATCGTGCTTGACGGCACGGTTCATTCCGCACCCGTCATCCAGGACCGCATCGGCGGCGGACGCGCTTCCATCACCGGTCAGTTCACCACAGAAGAGGCACATGATCTGGCCGTGGTGCTCAGGGCCGGCTCCCTGCCCGCTCCGGTGAACATCCTCGAAGAGCGATCGGTCGGTCCTTCCCTGGGGCAGGAATCCATCGACAGCGGCATGATGGCCGCATTGATCGGCGGTTTGCTGGTGGTGGTCTTCATGTCCATCTACTACCGCCGGGCAGGCCTCATTGCGGCCTTTGAGATTGTCCTCGACATTTTTCTGATCCTGGCCGGCCTTGCGGCATTCGGCGCCACGCTGACCCTGCCTGGCATCGCAGGCATCATCCTGACGCTCGGCATGGCGGTTGACGCCAACGTGCTCATCTATGAGCGCATCCGTGAAGAACTCCGGCACGGAGAGTCCGTGGCCGCCGCCATCAACAACGGCTTCAGCCGGGCGACCCAGACCATCATCGACTCCAATTTGACCACGATAATCGCCGCCGTAATCCTGTACCAGTTCGGCACAGGCCCGGTGCGCGGATTTGCCGTCACCCTGACGCTCGGCATACTGGCGTCCATGTTCACGGCCATTTTCGTGTCCCGCATCTTCTTCGACTCCTGGCTGGCCAGACGGCAGCCCGGCACCCAACCGAGCATTTAA
- the secF gene encoding protein translocase subunit SecF has translation MSFEIIKRDTNFDFVGMRRYAYVLSAVLLLAGFLSLLVKGGPQYGIDFAGGFNVQVKFSQSVELDKIRTALDSPALTGLVVQNFGDAGDHEILLRASFSEQTANQVREAVNTGLESAFPGVTHEIQRLEMVGPKVGADLREKALEAIFYAVLLIATYISGRFEQKWMVAGLMAAGLASVVYVLDLLNAPTSLSVIVATVASLVLCVVLRLKYALGAIVALIHDVMIPLGLFSLLNKDVDLTIIAALLTIVGYSLNDTIIIYDRIRENIRAKVSPSLDVVINKSVNQTMSRTLITAGTTFVAVLALYVFGGGVIHDFALTMLVGVVAGTYSSVFVGAPILAFFKPRIDVDEHPAPATA, from the coding sequence ATGTCCTTTGAAATCATCAAACGCGACACGAACTTCGACTTTGTCGGAATGCGTAGGTACGCGTATGTCCTTTCCGCCGTGCTGCTTCTGGCCGGATTCCTGTCCCTTCTCGTCAAGGGGGGGCCGCAATACGGCATCGATTTCGCCGGCGGCTTCAATGTCCAGGTCAAGTTCAGCCAGTCCGTCGAGCTGGACAAGATCCGTACGGCCCTCGACAGCCCCGCCCTGACCGGTCTTGTGGTCCAGAATTTCGGCGATGCCGGAGACCACGAGATCCTGCTGCGGGCGTCCTTTTCCGAGCAGACCGCCAATCAGGTCCGCGAGGCCGTGAATACCGGGCTTGAGTCCGCCTTTCCCGGGGTGACCCATGAAATACAGCGCTTGGAAATGGTCGGTCCCAAGGTGGGTGCGGATCTGCGCGAGAAAGCCTTGGAGGCTATTTTTTACGCGGTCCTGCTCATCGCAACCTACATCTCCGGACGCTTCGAGCAGAAGTGGATGGTTGCCGGGCTCATGGCCGCCGGCCTAGCCTCGGTCGTCTACGTTCTCGATCTGCTCAATGCGCCCACAAGCCTGTCCGTCATCGTCGCAACCGTTGCGTCCCTGGTGCTTTGCGTGGTGTTGCGGCTCAAATACGCTCTTGGAGCCATTGTCGCCCTCATCCATGACGTCATGATCCCGTTGGGACTTTTCTCCCTGCTGAACAAGGATGTCGATCTGACCATCATAGCGGCGTTGCTGACCATCGTCGGTTACTCATTGAACGATACCATCATCATTTACGACCGTATCCGCGAAAACATTCGCGCCAAGGTTTCTCCGTCCCTCGATGTCGTCATCAACAAGTCGGTCAACCAGACCATGTCCCGCACGCTCATCACCGCAGGCACGACCTTCGTGGCCGTGCTCGCCCTGTATGTATTCGGCGGCGGCGTCATTCACGATTTTGCCCTGACCATGCTCGTCGGTGTTGTGGCCGGAACCTATTCGTCCGTTTTCGTGGGCGCTCCGATTCTGGCCTTCTTCAAACCCCGCATCGATGTCGATGAGCATCCTGCACCGGCTACTGCTTGA